Proteins from one Naumovozyma castellii chromosome 3, complete genome genomic window:
- the MCM4 gene encoding MCM DNA helicase complex subunit MCM4 (ancestral locus Anc_8.122), whose amino-acid sequence MSSPQQPSSPVTGARNESSSPAPTAGSIPAQPSSPALFYNSSSSQSDIFGRHGSQAGTARNNAAFGSSPMNYPSSSQNQSSDLLNPQRRTRRPGGSSTNTPGTTRFSDIRSDRNIPSSSSSFGSSRNNIRMRRNDIHASDLSSPRRIVDFDSHSGVHTSSSSAVPTSDANEPLRIIWGTNVSIQECATKFRNFLMSFKYKFRKTLDEREQFINSTTDEELYYVQQLNEMREVGNCNLNLDARNLLAFKQTEELYYQLLNYPQEVISIMDQTIKDCMVSLVVDNHLDFNLDDIETKFYKVRPYNVGTVKGMRELNPNDIDKLISLKGLVLRATPVIPDMKVAFFKCNVCDHTMVVEIDRGVIQEPARCERVDCGEQNSMSLIHNRCSFADKQVIKLQETPDLVPDGQTPHAVSLCVYDELVDSCRAGDRIEVTGTFRSIPIRANSRQRILKSLYKTYIDVVHIKKVSDTRLGVDTSTIEQELMQNKLDHNEVEEVKKITDQDIAKIRDVANREDLYDVLSRSIAPSIFELDDVKKGILLQLFGGANKVFKKGGRYRGDINILLCGDPSTSKSQILQYVHKIAPRGVYTSGKGSSAVGLTAYITRDVDTKQLVLESGALVLSDGGICCIDEFDKMSDSTRSVLHEVMEQQTISIAKAGIITTLNARSSILASANPIGSRYNPNLPVTENIDLPPPLLSRFDLVYLVLDKVDESTDRELAKHLTSLYLQDKPEHVSNADILPVEFLTMYINYAKEHIHPVILEEAKIELVRAYVGMRKLGDDSRSDEKRITATTRQLESMIRLAEAHAKMRLSNEVQLEDVQEAVRLMKSAIKDYATDPKTGKIDMNLVQTGKSVIQRKLQEDLTREVLRVLTNHTSDSMSFNELIKQINEHSQDRVESSDISDVLSRLQQEDKVIVLGEGVRRSIRLNGRV is encoded by the coding sequence ATGTCCTCTCCACAGCAACCAAGTTCACCTGTTACTGGTGCAAGAAACGAGAGTTCTTCTCCTGCGCCAACTGCTGGCTCCATTCCTGCCCAACCTTCATCTCCAGCTCTATTTTATaactcatcttcatccCAGTCTGACATCTTTGGACGGCATGGATCACAAGCAGGTACAGCAAGAAACAATGCTGCGTTTGGCTCATCGCCTATGAATTATCCATCTTCCTCCCAAAACCAATCCTCTGATCTTTTGAATCCTCAAAGAAGAACCAGAAGACCGGGAGGTAGCTCAACGAATACTCCAGGAACTACGAGATTTTCAGACATTAGAAGTGATAGAAACATTCCCAgttcctcttcatcattcGGTAGTTCGAGAAATAACATTCGTATGAGGAGAAATGATATTCATGCATCTGATCTCTCGTCACCAAGAAGAATCGTTGATTTCGATTCTCATTCTGGGGTACATacctcatcatcatctgcaGTGCCAACTTCGGATGCAAATGAACCACTCAGAATTATTTGGGGTACCAATGTTAGTATCCAAGAATGTGCAACTAAATTTagaaatttcttaatgtCTTTCAAATATAAGTTTAGAAAGACACTTGATGAAAGGGAACAATTTATAAACTCTACAACGGATGAGGAGCTGTACTATGTTCAgcaattgaatgaaatgaGAGAAGTTGGTAATTGCAATTTAAATCTAGATGCCAGAAATTTATTAGCATTTAAACAAACGGAAGAGTTATACTATCAGTTACTAAATTATCCACAGGAAGTTATATCCATCATGGATCAAACCATCAAAGATTGTATGGTCTCTCTAGTTGTTGATAACCATTTGGATTTTAATCTAGATGACATCGAAACTAAATTCTATAAAGTTAGGCCATATAATGTCGGTACTGTGAAGGGAATGCGTGAATTAAACCCAAACgatattgataaattaattagtTTGAAAGGGCTTGTCTTAAGGGCCACACCGGTCATCCCTGATATGAAAGTAgcatttttcaaatgtaaTGTTTGTGATCATACGATGGTTGTGGAGATTGATAGAGGTGTTATTCAGGAACCTGCCAGGTGTGAACGTGTGGACTGTGGCGAACAAAATTCAATGTCTTTAATCCATAATAGGTGCTCATTCGCAGATAAACAGGTCATTAAACTACAAGAGACTCCTGATTTGGTCCCAGATGGGCAAACACCACATGCTGTCTCACTTTGTGTGTATGATGAACTAGTGGACTCATGTAGAGCTGGTGATAGAATTGAAGTAACCGGGACGTTCAGATCTATTCCAATTAGGGCTAATTCAAGACAGCGTATTTTGAAGTCTTTATATAAGACATACATCGACGTTGTTCATATTAAAAAAGTTTCTGATACAAGATTGGGTGTTGACACATCTACTATTGAACAAGAGTTAATGCAAAATAAACTTGATCACAATGAAGTAGAAGAGGTGAAAAAGATTACCGACCAAGATATTGCTAAAATTCGTGATGTTGCAAATAGAGAGGATTTATACGATGTACTATCTCGCTCTATTGCCCCAAGTATTTTCGAGTTGGATGACGTTAAGAAGGGTATTTTGCTTCAATTATTTGGCGGTGCTAACaaagttttcaaaaagGGTGGTCGTTATAGAGGtgatattaatatattattgtGTGGTGACCCTTCAACCTCTAAATCTCAAATTTTACAATATGTGCACAAAATTGCGCCACGTGGGGTGTATACTTCTGGTAAGGGATCCTCTGCTGTTGGTTTGACTGCATATATTACAAGAGATGTGGATACGAAGCAACTAGTGCTGGAAAGTGGTGCCTTAGTATTGTCAGATGGTGGTATTTGCTgtattgatgaatttgacaAAATGAGTGACTCCACTAGATCTGTTCTTCATGAAGTGATGGAACAACAAACTATATCTATTGCCAAGGCAGGTATTATTACTACTTTAAATGCAAGAAGTTCCATTTTAGCAAGTGCAAATCCGATTGGTTCTCGTTATAATCCAAATCTACCGGTCactgaaaatattgatttgCCACCTCCATTACTTTCAAGATTCGACCTTGTCTATTTAGTTTTAGATAAAGTTGACGAAAGTACAGATAGAGAGTTAGCAAAGCATTTAACGAGCCTTTATCTACAAGATAAGCCAGAACATGTTTCCAATGCTGATATTCTTCCAGTCGAATTTCTGACAATGTATATTAACTACGCGAAGGAACATATTCATCCAGTGATTCTAGAAGAAGCCAAAATAGAATTGGTGAGGGCATATGTTGGGATGAGAAAACTAGGTGATGATTCTAGATCGGACGAGAAGAGAATAACAGCTACTACGAGACAGCTAGAAAGTATGATTCGTTTGGCCGAGGCACATGCGAAGATGAGATTGTCCAATGAGGTTCAATTGGAGGACGTGCAGGAAGCTGTTagattaatgaaatcaGCTATCAAGGATTATGCAACAGATCCCAAAACTGGTAAGATAGATATGAATTTGGTTCAAACGGGTAAATCTGTGATTCAAAGAAAACTTCAAGAAGATCTTACAAGAGAAGTTCTAAGAGTATTGACGAATCATACTTCCGACTCCATGAGTTTTAATGAGTTGATTAAACAGATTAATGAACATTCCCAGGATAGAGTCGAATCTTCTGATATTTCAGATGTGTTATCTAGACTGCAACAAGAGGATAAAGTAATTGTACTCGGGGAGGGTGTAAGGAGGTCCATCCGTTTGAATGGGCGTGTATAA
- the RLF2 gene encoding Rlf2p (ancestral locus Anc_8.121), with protein MSTSPTKTPERKGILSFFQNVTTIDSRKNSPSSVTKAKKEKVINLDSDENEDITKKSGQEPKVLSESDAIAETTAITNIEESGELDEPPIINEVQATRIGKVSTPSMSEESETTNANKTVIPSTSEEADPVKADKIATSSVSEAIDQQNEKQEDSSSVEEDLSIGISATTSDTTTGKESKLTKKELAAQKREQQKKEKELKKQERERQREEERRKKEEKLKEEKRKREELRKQKEEEKLKREAAKLEAKRQRELERRQREEEKQKREEEKKIKAEAKERAQSRIGNFFRKVNDSNNKLSEKSDYEKHFLPFYARGGVEVCKSHILPLPLLEERKSKIDGFFTETLRSSEDIHEWLQARRSTRGYKIKYTAVDVLQKITAKEKTDEELQTLLSLVPQKYIKFYENVRPPFIGTYSKNVMLPKDDPFSKEGTGYNYEYDSDMEWVNEEEEDGDGGGIDNLESGEEDDDDDDDDDEDEASEGEFDGFLDSEENGHNLPNGKRKFVGPLIPTVNLRNNMEDMDTDVKNYFELTAVAYLIEELPFPVDPYKEYSGARLEEADNKRTITDMQGTATEQHTPNQSPDKKKPKSLITEPKDLLKLFDEIQDCTFSLNTMTEIVQKTLPNYNKQTIKNTVKEYAVRSTGKGETPRKWDVKETSCWSELRAKTNT; from the coding sequence ATGAGCACTTCACCAACTAAAACTCCAGAGAGAAAGGGcattctttctttttttcaaaatgtgACAACGATTGACAGTAGGAAAAACTCACCATCATCTGTAACCAAAGcaaagaaagagaaagtaATCAATTTGGACagtgatgaaaatgaagacaTTACCAAAAAAAGTGGCCAGGAACCGAAAGTGTTGAGCGAGTCAGACGCGATTGCTGAGACTACGGCAATCACTAATATTGAGGAATCTGGTGAACTTGACGAACCTCCCATAATTAATGAGGTTCAGGCGACAAGGATTGGTAAGGTGTCAACACCGTCGATGTCAGAAGAGTCTGAGACCACAAATGCGAATAAGACGGTAATTCCTTCAACGTCCGAAGAAGCAGACCCTGTGAAGGCAGATAAAATAGCAACATCCTCGGTCTCAGAGGCTATTGATCAACAAAATGAGAAACAGGAAGACTCTTCTAGCGTGGAAGAGGATTTATCGATTGGAATCTCGGCCACAACTTCAGATACCACTACAGGCAAAGAAAGTAAACTAACCAAGAAAGAACTTGCTGCTCAGAAAAGAGAACaacaaaagaaggaaaaggagTTAAAGAAGCAGGAGCGTGAAAGGCAGcgtgaagaagaaagaaggaagaaagaagagaaactaaaggaagaaaaacGCAAGAGAGAAGAATTGAGAAAGCagaaagaggaagaaaaattgaaacgTGAGGCTGCTAAGCTGGAGGCTAAGAGGCAAAGAGAATTAGAAAGACGCCAACGTGAAGAggagaaacaaaaaagagaggaggaaaagaaaataaaggCAGAGGCCAAAGAGAGGGCCCAGTCACGTATTGGTAATTTCTTTCGCAAAGTTAATGACTCAAATAATAAGCTGAGTGAAAAATCAGATTATGAGAAGCATTTTCTTCCGTTTTATGCAAGAGGTGGTGTAGAAGTTTGTAAGAGTCACATTCTACCATTGCCTTtacttgaagaaagaaaatcgAAAATTGATGGCTTCTTCACCGAAACATTGAGAAGTAGCGAGGATATTCATGAGTGGCTTCAAGCTAGACGCTCTACTAGAGGATACAAGATCAAGTACACAGCTGTTGATGTTCTTCAGAAGATAACGGCAAAGGAGAAAACTGATGAAGAGTTGCAAACACTATTGTCATTGGTTCCACAGAAATACATTAAATTCTATGAAAACGTTAGACCTCCATTTATTGGAACATATTCCAAGAATGTAATGCTCCCCAAAGATGATCCATTTTCAAAGGAAGGAACGGGATATAATTATGAATATGATTCTGATATGGAATGGGTaaatgaagaggaagaagatggtgaCGGTGGTGGAATAGATAATCTTGAAAGTGGagaagaggatgatgatgatgacgatgatgacgatgaggaTGAGGCAAGTGAGGGCGAATTTGATGGATTTTTagattctgaagaaaatggcCATAACCTACCAAAtggaaaaagaaaatttgtcGGCCCACTGATACCCACAGttaatttaagaaataacATGGAGGATATGGATACTGATGTCAAGAACTATTTCGAGCTTACGGCAGTGGCATATTTGATTGAAGAATTGCCATTCCCAGTTGATCCCTACAAGGAATACTCTGGAGCACGTTTGGAGGAAGCTGATAACAAAAGAACAATTACTGATATGCAAGGAACTGCAACAGAACAACACACCCCGAATCAATCGCCCGACAAGAAGAAACCTAAATCCCTGATTACCGAACCtaaagatttattgaagcTTTTTGATGAGATACAAGACTGtacattttctttaaatacGATGACGGAAATTGTTCAAAAAACTCTTCCTAACTACAATAAGcaaacaattaaaaatacAGTAAAAGAATATGCGGTTAGGAGTACAGGCAAGGGCGAAACGCCGCGGAAATGGGATGTGAAAGAAACGTCATGCTGGTCTGAACTTCGTGCAAAAACTAATACCTAG
- the NCAS0C04220 gene encoding uncharacterized protein (ancestral locus Anc_8.120), giving the protein MYSPQGTDRNTSTIDVSEGLKPFDPVLAEERSAPALEFQASGSCNYDEHSLGDSILELSTEFSSVAEDESQKKINHLKALLQEKNRQILELQRFNSEKKELEREYQQKIELLNKTLVVEDVSLKESVIRITKSKCESEEENQLYNTSKEKLKFWKTNDNYDSVDKNYYLMTTLFLPFLKNSIRNIQNCKLLTRDAENLLNKLESIQVENNSKIDNYNEFGTLFNDFFHLLRYQTSLLNEELFKDNDIRKIQELLGPLFAPDILARLSSSNFSLLQKEIRNLLFKYIKTNSNVEEEQSPSTSLPQNLSQNNKHGLYQECVPRLAAKNFFKAKTQSSLEDKGSITREPPFLQSPRKSVHEIDSDYNDPFDGISTSSKAKEKITHYLHNRHYEFTPIGYKTSKYYRTPRRFLDTAEFCNIVSPASPKKNEKRKLCNKVESEEYDDNNNLPEFLLQTNT; this is encoded by the coding sequence ATGTACTCTCCTCAAGGCACAGACCGGAATACTTCTACGATTGACGTTTCAGAAGGTTTGAAACCCTTCGACCCTGTGCTTGCTGAAGAAAGATCTGCTCCTGCTTTGGAATTTCAGGCAAGTGGGAGTTGTAACTATGACGAACATTCTCTCGGAGATAGTATTTTGGAATTGTCAACAGAATTCAGTTCAGTGGCTGAAGACGAAAGCcagaagaaaatcaatCATCTGAAGGCACTTCTCCAAGAAAAGAACCGTCAAATCTTAGAACTTCAAAGGTTTAACtcagaaaaaaaagaattagaGAGAGAGTACCAACAGAAAATTGAATTGTTAAACAAAACATTAGTTGTTGAAGATGTCTCACTGAAAGAGTCAGTCATCAGGATAACGAAGTCAAAATGTGAAAGTGAAGAGGAGAATCAATTGTACAATACCTCAAAAGAGAAACTCAAATTTTGGAAGACAAATGACAACTATGACTCAGTAGacaaaaattattatctaATGACTACCTTGTTTTTGcctttcttgaaaaattccattaGAAACATCCAAAATTGTAAATTACTGACAAGGGATGctgaaaatttattaaataaactGGAAAGCATTCAAGTTGAAAACAATAGTAAAATTGACAATTATAATGAATTCGGTACACtctttaatgatttttttcatctctTAAGATACCAAACATCTCTTTTGAAcgaagaattatttaaagacAATGATATAAGAAAGATTCAAGAACTTCTAGGCCCACTTTTTGCTCCAGATATTCTTGCAAGACtatcttcttccaattttaGCCTGTTGCAAAAAGAGATTAGAAATCTCTTATTCAAATACATCAAAACCAATTCGAATGTAGAGGAAGAACAATCTCCCTCAACATCACTTCCTCAGAACCTATCGCAAAATAACAAGCATGGTCTTTACCAAGAATGCGTTCCCAGGTTAGCAGCtaagaatttttttaaagCAAAGACCCAATCTAGCCTGGAAGATAAGGGTAGCATTACACGTGAACCTCCATTTTTGCAGTCACCCAGAAAATCTGTTCATGAAATAGACAGTGATTACAACGATCCTTTTGATGGAATTTCAACAAGCTCCAaagcaaaagaaaaaatcacACATTATTTGCACAATAGACATTATGAATTTACCCCTATTGGTTACaaaacttcaaaatattacagGACACCACGACGTTTTTTGGATACTGCTGAATTTTGCAATATAGTTTCTCCAGCATCACcgaaaaaaaatgaaaagagaaagttGTGCAATAAAGTTGAAAGCgaagaatatgatgataACAACAACCTCCCTGAATTTTTACTGCAAACAAACACCTAG
- the NCAS0C04230 gene encoding uncharacterized protein (ancestral locus Anc_8.117): protein MESIILKSHPFPPHINIGLMNSQHSEDLAHPQNHRHSFDASIIDSSAYKKNLEDAYSLPNSPENGGRSAFITLPPCSSLVHTGQKSSRTTPAPPPAPTENKAKYPAQPQGVPQGVSQGAPQNYELQVSQQNKSPLQYPQQTIPLAAYPQFQNQQMYPPNQQYHATGLPSYPPIVFGQVSPPQAAPMIDPRQGPNQPYIQIYPQPQTQMPMQSQPIVFPNNNNVKFPQDGYDPHQFPNYNILMNDGVVDYLQPPSRSAIQKNLNLASRLRKQCPVCGKICSRPSTLKTHYLIHTGDTPFRCPWKSCNKSFNVKSNMLRHLKSHQKKGAKTYVINERKPT from the coding sequence ATGGAAAGCATAATACTAAAAAGTCATCCATTCCCTCCCCATATTAATATCGGCTTAATGAATTCTCAACATTCTGAAGATTTAGCACATCCGCAGAATCACCGCCATTCATTTGATGCTTCGATAATTGATTCCTCAGCATACAAGAAGAACCTAGAAGATGCATATTCTCTTCCAAACTCCCCTGAGAATGGGGGAAGAAGTGCGTTTATTACTTTACCGCCATGTTCATCTCTGGTTCATACTGGTCAAAAAAGTTCCAGAACAACCCCTGCTCCTCCACCAGCACCAACAGAAAATAAGGCTAAATACCCAGCACAACCACAAGGTGTACCACAAGGTGTATCACAGGGAGCACCACAAAACTATGAACTGCAAGTCTCGCAGCAAAACAAATCACCCTTGCAGTATCCCCAACAAACAATTCCCCTAGCCGCTTACCCACAATTTCAAAACCAACAAATGTATCCTCCAAACCAACAATACCATGCGACAGGGCTACCAAGCTACCCACCAATTGTCTTTGGTCAAGTTTCTCCGCCTCAGGCAGCACCAATGATTGACCCCAGGCAAGGGCCAAACCAAccatatattcaaatttatccTCAACCTCAAACACAAATGCCAATGCAATCTCAACCTATAGTATTCcccaacaacaataacgTAAAATTTCCACAAGACGGTTACGATCCTCACCAATTCCCAAATTATAACATACTAATGAACGATGGAGTGGTAGATTACCTCCAGCCACCATCAAGATCTGCCATTCAGAAGAATTTAAATCTGGCTTCAAGGCTAAGGAAACAATGTCCGGTCTGCGGTAAAATTTGTTCCAGACCTTCCACTTTAAAGACACACTACCTTATCCACACGGGAGATACGCCATTTAGATGTCCCTGGAAATCGTGCAATAAGTCATTTAACGTGAAAAGTAACATGTTGAGACATTTGAAAAGCCATCAGAAAAAGGGGGCAAAAACGTATGTAATAAACGAACGGAAGCCAACTTAA